A genomic segment from Chitinophagaceae bacterium encodes:
- a CDS encoding DNA mismatch repair protein MutS, protein MELDKTTLYDLAVFANEEEFSVFGKLNEAITSSGRDEFKKMLYTPLKSVSAITDIQLTLKQIGEKESGWTKLISNGTIMVVERYFHATIDEIPAYPNKLSALTYKVFSGQDYSLIKYSAKHCFDFIKGMRQLQELLHSPEASAPLQKVLSRCQNILQHTAAYTSGFATTEEMPHTALLRFGHFIRYRFKTNMHNLLQMHATLDAWHGMAIAIKKFQLVFPELVASETPVIEARGLYHILLEQPVGYDTQLNRDAHFLFLTGANMAGKSTFIKAVGIAVFLAHAGMAVPAAFLRLSVFDGMLSNINMADNIIKGESYFYNEVQRVKATLQKVSDGKKWLILIDELFKGTNVEDAMKCSTAVIEGLLKVKGSLFILSTHLYEIAQQLQGHTNISFHYFETQISGGQLQFNYTLKPGVSNDRLGYLILKNEGVVKMLEDL, encoded by the coding sequence ATGGAACTGGATAAAACCACCCTTTATGACCTTGCTGTTTTTGCTAACGAAGAAGAGTTTTCTGTTTTTGGAAAACTCAATGAAGCCATAACCAGCAGCGGTAGAGATGAATTTAAAAAGATGCTGTACACACCACTAAAATCCGTTTCAGCTATTACCGATATACAACTCACATTAAAACAAATTGGCGAAAAAGAAAGCGGCTGGACAAAACTCATAAGCAACGGAACCATTATGGTGGTAGAGCGGTATTTTCATGCCACTATTGATGAAATACCAGCTTATCCCAATAAGCTTTCTGCACTTACCTATAAAGTTTTTTCAGGCCAGGATTATTCTTTGATAAAATATTCTGCAAAGCATTGTTTTGATTTTATTAAAGGAATGAGGCAATTGCAGGAATTACTACATTCACCTGAAGCATCAGCTCCATTACAAAAGGTATTGAGCAGGTGCCAAAATATTTTGCAGCATACTGCAGCATATACAAGCGGGTTTGCAACCACTGAGGAAATGCCGCATACCGCACTGCTGCGCTTTGGCCATTTTATCCGTTACCGGTTTAAAACCAATATGCATAACTTGCTGCAAATGCACGCCACGCTTGATGCCTGGCATGGCATGGCCATTGCCATTAAAAAATTTCAATTGGTTTTTCCGGAGCTGGTAGCCTCTGAAACGCCGGTAATTGAAGCCCGTGGTTTATATCATATATTATTGGAGCAACCCGTGGGCTACGATACACAACTGAATAGGGATGCCCATTTTTTATTTTTAACCGGCGCCAACATGGCCGGTAAAAGCACTTTTATAAAAGCGGTGGGCATTGCCGTTTTTTTGGCACATGCAGGTATGGCGGTTCCTGCTGCTTTTTTACGATTGAGTGTTTTTGACGGCATGCTCAGCAACATCAATATGGCCGATAATATTATTAAGGGCGAAAGTTATTTTTACAACGAAGTGCAAAGAGTAAAAGCTACCCTGCAAAAAGTAAGCGATGGAAAAAAATGGCTCATATTGATTGATGAACTTTTTAAGGGCACCAATGTAGAAGACGCCATGAAATGCAGCACGGCAGTAATAGAAGGCCTGCTAAAAGTAAAGGGCTCCTTATTTATCCTTTCTACACATCTGTATGAAATTGCACAGCAACTGCAGGGCCATACCAACATCAGCTTTCATTATTTTGAAACCCAAATTTCAGGAGGCCAGTTGCAATTTAATTATACCTTAAAACCAGGCGTAAGCAACGACAGGCTCGGCTATTTGATTTTAAAAAACGAAGGCGTGGTGAAGATGCTGGAGGATTTGTGA
- the ruvB gene encoding Holliday junction branch migration DNA helicase RuvB yields MQNPNLNTELTKMSGAEKEFENNIRPAAFEQFSGQEKIINNISIFIKACKQRGEALDHILFHGPPGLGKTTLSRIVANEMGVNIKETSGPVIEKPGDLAGLLTNLEPNDVLFIDEIHRLSTVVEEYLYAAMEDFRIDIMIDSGPNARSVQLNLNPFTLIGATTRSGLLTAPLLSRFAIKNRLEYYNASILNAILQRSAGILNTKITSDASDEIARRSRGTPRIANGLLRRVRDFAQVLSNGIIDLKITEHALRALNVDEYGLDEMDNKILSTIIDKFKGGPVGITTIATAVGEETGTLEEVYEPFLIQEGFIVRTARGREATEKAYKHLGKQPAGKGLQSDMFD; encoded by the coding sequence ATGCAAAATCCCAACCTCAATACTGAACTTACAAAAATGAGCGGCGCCGAAAAGGAGTTTGAAAATAACATTCGCCCTGCAGCTTTTGAGCAGTTCAGTGGGCAGGAGAAAATTATCAACAACATCAGCATTTTTATAAAAGCCTGTAAACAAAGGGGCGAAGCATTGGACCATATCCTTTTTCATGGCCCGCCGGGATTGGGTAAAACAACGCTGAGCCGCATTGTGGCCAACGAAATGGGTGTAAACATAAAAGAAACCAGCGGCCCGGTTATCGAAAAACCCGGCGACCTTGCCGGCCTGCTCACCAACCTTGAACCAAATGATGTATTGTTTATAGATGAAATACACCGGCTTAGTACCGTAGTAGAAGAATACCTCTATGCCGCAATGGAAGATTTTCGTATAGATATAATGATAGACAGCGGACCAAATGCACGCTCTGTACAATTAAACTTAAATCCGTTTACACTTATTGGCGCCACTACCAGAAGCGGGCTTTTAACCGCACCACTGCTCAGCAGGTTTGCTATTAAAAACAGGCTGGAGTATTACAATGCTTCTATTTTAAATGCCATATTGCAACGCAGTGCAGGTATTTTAAACACAAAAATTACCAGCGATGCTTCCGATGAAATTGCAAGGCGCAGCCGTGGCACGCCTCGTATAGCCAACGGCTTGCTGAGAAGGGTAAGAGATTTTGCACAGGTACTCAGCAACGGCATCATTGATTTAAAAATAACCGAACATGCCTTGCGTGCATTAAATGTAGATGAATACGGCCTTGATGAAATGGATAATAAAATACTCTCTACAATTATTGATAAATTTAAAGGCGGCCCGGTAGGTATTACCACAATTGCCACCGCTGTAGGTGAAGAAACCGGTACGCTGGAAGAAGTGTACGAGCCCTTTTTAATACAGGAAGGTTTTATTGTACGTACGGCACGTGGCCGGGAAGCCACCGAAAAAGCTTATAAACATTTGGGCAAGCAACCTGCCGGCAAAGGCTTACAAAGTGATATGTTTGATTAA
- a CDS encoding NAD(P)-binding domain-containing protein: MLKFGILGSGSWGTALAKILTDNGQTIFWWNRSQTAIEQFKQRGHNPQYLQSARFNIHQLQLTTNASDVITNSDVIVIAIPSSFAIETLSTLPKNIFEGKKIVSAIKGILPQNNLLLNDYLQQEFNVDLENYFAVMGPCHAEEVARERLSYLTFSGTDTKMATGIAGYFKTSYINTVINKDIYGVQYAAILKNIYSVGSGIAHGLEYGDNFLSVLIANSADEMAGFLRKAGIINAEVGYLETHENVRTNYAASVYLGDLLVTCYSLFSRNRTFGNMIGKGYTVQSAQLEMNMVAEGYNASKCMHLINERIGAPMVIAHTVYNILWKGLNAGEGFKLLEKKLV, encoded by the coding sequence ATGTTGAAATTTGGCATATTAGGAAGCGGGAGCTGGGGAACGGCACTGGCAAAAATACTAACTGACAATGGCCAAACTATTTTTTGGTGGAACAGGAGCCAAACTGCAATTGAGCAATTTAAACAGCGGGGTCACAATCCCCAATATTTACAATCGGCAAGGTTTAATATACATCAACTGCAACTCACCACTAATGCTTCAGATGTTATTACAAACAGCGATGTAATTGTAATTGCCATTCCATCTTCATTTGCCATTGAAACTTTAAGCACTTTGCCCAAAAATATTTTTGAAGGCAAAAAAATAGTATCGGCCATAAAAGGTATTTTGCCGCAAAATAATTTACTGCTCAACGATTATTTGCAACAGGAATTTAATGTAGACCTGGAAAATTATTTTGCCGTAATGGGCCCATGCCATGCCGAAGAAGTTGCCAGGGAGCGGTTATCGTACCTTACTTTTTCCGGCACAGATACAAAAATGGCAACAGGCATTGCCGGCTATTTTAAAACCTCATATATAAACACGGTAATCAATAAAGATATTTATGGCGTTCAATACGCCGCAATTTTAAAAAATATTTATTCTGTGGGCTCCGGTATTGCACACGGGCTGGAGTACGGCGATAATTTTTTAAGCGTACTTATTGCCAACAGCGCCGATGAAATGGCAGGTTTCTTAAGAAAGGCAGGCATCATAAATGCCGAAGTAGGCTATTTAGAAACCCATGAAAATGTACGTACCAATTATGCCGCATCGGTTTACCTGGGAGATTTGCTGGTAACCTGCTATTCCCTGTTTAGCCGCAACCGTACTTTTGGCAATATGATTGGCAAAGGCTATACCGTACAATCGGCACAACTGGAAATGAATATGGTTGCCGAAGGCTATAATGCCAGTAAATGTATGCACCTTATTAATGAACGTATAGGCGCACCCATGGTTATAGCCCATACGGTTTATAATATTTTATGGAAGGGTTTAAACGCCGGAGAAGGTTTTAAACTGTTAGAAAAAAAATTGGTATAG
- the rnc gene encoding ribonuclease III translates to MHVDSTLQFFKSFFDKAPGNQSFKKQLSNVLGFTPGDISLYKTALSHRSIREGADENNERLEFLGDAVLSSVIAHYLFKKYPYKGEGFLTEMRSKMVNRAKLNEIALKMGLKKITFYNKFDNALKISQIFGNTLEALIGAVYLDIGYKKTQTWVEKQIILPHMFIDDLEEVEINIKNKLYGWANKNGKALEFTTLEEKFESGRRIFTIGATVDGALVAQAKGYNKKDASQLAAQLAVEKLGLRE, encoded by the coding sequence ATGCACGTAGATTCTACATTGCAATTTTTTAAATCGTTTTTTGATAAAGCGCCGGGCAACCAATCATTCAAAAAACAATTAAGTAATGTACTTGGTTTCACGCCAGGCGATATCAGCCTTTATAAAACAGCACTAAGCCACCGCTCCATCAGGGAAGGTGCAGACGAAAACAACGAACGCCTGGAATTTTTAGGCGATGCCGTTTTAAGTTCGGTAATTGCCCATTACCTGTTTAAAAAATACCCATACAAAGGCGAAGGTTTCCTTACCGAAATGAGGAGCAAAATGGTGAACCGGGCCAAGCTTAATGAAATAGCCCTTAAAATGGGTCTAAAAAAAATTACCTTTTACAATAAATTTGATAACGCCTTAAAAATTTCTCAAATTTTCGGCAATACACTTGAAGCATTAATAGGCGCTGTGTACCTGGACATTGGCTATAAAAAAACACAAACATGGGTAGAAAAGCAAATCATTTTGCCACACATGTTTATTGATGACCTGGAAGAAGTAGAAATAAATATTAAAAACAAACTCTACGGCTGGGCTAATAAAAACGGCAAAGCGCTGGAGTTTACTACGCTGGAAGAAAAATTTGAAAGCGGAAGGCGTATTTTCACTATTGGCGCAACGGTAGATGGAGCATTGGTTGCACAAGCAAAAGGATATAATAAAAAAGATGCCAGCCAGTTAGCAGCTCAGTTGGCAGTGGAAAAGCTGGGGCTGAGAGAATAG
- the fabF gene encoding beta-ketoacyl-ACP synthase II produces MALKRVVVTGLGALTPLGKTVHEYWQGLLDSVSGCDFVKQFDIAKFKTRFACEVKDFDPTHYLDKKESRKLDRYCQFALIASDEAVKDAGITAENCNPDRVGVIFASGIGGLITFQEEVTNYAAGDGTPRFNPFFIPKMILDIAAGQISIRHGFRGPNFAVVSACASSTNAVIDAFDNIRLGKADVIVTGGSEAVISAAGVGGFNAMKALSERNDDPKTASRPFDKDRDGFVMGEGAGALVLESLDHALARGAKIYCEIAGGGATGDAYHITAPHPDGLGANNVMKAALNDAGMKPEEIDYINVHGTSTPLGDIAETKAILNVFGNHSYSLNISSTKSMTGHCLGAAGALEALACILAVTKDVVPPTINHFTDDPELDPKLNFTFNTAQKRTVNAALSNTFGFGGHNASIIIKKYKA; encoded by the coding sequence ATGGCTTTAAAAAGAGTTGTTGTAACAGGGCTTGGCGCACTTACCCCACTGGGTAAAACCGTTCATGAATACTGGCAAGGGCTCCTGGACAGTGTGAGTGGTTGCGACTTCGTAAAGCAATTTGACATTGCTAAATTTAAAACCCGGTTTGCCTGTGAGGTTAAAGACTTTGACCCCACTCATTACCTCGACAAAAAAGAATCCCGGAAACTAGACAGGTATTGCCAGTTTGCTCTTATTGCCAGCGATGAAGCAGTAAAAGATGCCGGTATTACTGCCGAAAACTGCAACCCGGACAGGGTTGGGGTAATTTTTGCAAGTGGCATTGGCGGACTTATTACCTTTCAGGAAGAAGTTACCAACTATGCTGCCGGAGATGGTACACCCCGTTTCAATCCTTTTTTTATTCCCAAAATGATATTGGATATTGCTGCAGGGCAAATTTCCATACGGCATGGGTTTCGTGGGCCCAACTTTGCCGTAGTGAGCGCTTGTGCATCCAGTACCAATGCCGTAATTGATGCCTTTGATAATATACGCCTGGGTAAAGCCGATGTAATTGTAACCGGAGGTAGCGAAGCCGTAATAAGCGCTGCTGGCGTAGGTGGTTTTAATGCCATGAAAGCGCTTAGCGAAAGAAACGACGATCCCAAAACGGCAAGCCGCCCATTTGATAAAGACAGGGACGGTTTTGTAATGGGCGAAGGCGCAGGCGCACTTGTGCTGGAAAGCCTGGATCATGCACTGGCAAGAGGCGCAAAAATTTATTGCGAAATTGCCGGTGGCGGAGCCACAGGAGATGCCTACCATATTACTGCTCCACACCCAGATGGCCTCGGCGCCAACAATGTAATGAAGGCAGCGCTTAATGATGCCGGCATGAAGCCGGAAGAAATTGATTACATCAATGTACATGGCACTTCTACACCGCTTGGTGATATTGCAGAAACCAAGGCCATACTCAATGTATTTGGCAACCATTCGTACAGCCTCAATATCAGCAGTACAAAAAGTATGACGGGCCATTGCCTTGGCGCAGCAGGCGCATTAGAAGCACTGGCTTGTATTTTAGCCGTTACAAAAGATGTTGTTCCGCCTACCATCAATCATTTTACTGATGACCCGGAACTTGACCCCAAACTTAATTTTACTTTTAATACGGCACAAAAGCGTACGGTAAATGCCGCACTTAGCAATACCTTTGGGTTTGGAGGCCACAATGCAAGTATTATTATAAAAAAATACAAGGCTTAA
- a CDS encoding acyl carrier protein, producing the protein MSDIATRVKKIIVDKLGVDEAEVTNEASFTNDLGADSLDTVELIMEFEKEFNISIPDEQAETITTVGQAVSYLEENAK; encoded by the coding sequence ATGTCAGACATTGCAACAAGAGTAAAGAAAATTATTGTTGACAAATTAGGAGTGGATGAAGCAGAAGTTACAAATGAAGCTTCTTTCACCAACGATTTAGGTGCAGATAGCCTGGATACCGTAGAACTCATTATGGAATTTGAAAAAGAGTTCAACATTTCCATTCCGGATGAACAGGCCGAAACCATCACTACCGTGGGCCAGGCCGTTTCTTATTTAGAAGAAAACGCTAAGTAA
- a CDS encoding GNAT family N-acetyltransferase, whose amino-acid sequence MGLKIIEHGSNEYRQMVQMRYSILREPLGLAFTDDELANERENLFIAAFDEDIMLGCCMLVKRDKNTIQLRQMAVNNNLQGKGIGASIIAFVESISRDKGFNKVMMHARDTSVGFYEKCGYKIKGDQFLELNIPHHVMEKLIF is encoded by the coding sequence ATGGGTCTTAAAATAATAGAGCATGGCAGTAATGAATACCGTCAAATGGTACAGATGCGCTATTCAATTTTGCGGGAACCACTTGGCCTTGCCTTTACTGATGACGAACTGGCTAATGAAAGGGAAAACCTTTTTATTGCCGCTTTTGATGAGGATATAATGCTGGGGTGCTGCATGTTGGTAAAGAGAGATAAAAATACTATTCAGCTAAGGCAAATGGCCGTAAATAATAATTTGCAAGGCAAAGGTATTGGCGCTTCTATTATTGCTTTTGTGGAAAGTATTTCCAGGGATAAAGGATTTAATAAAGTAATGATGCATGCACGAGATACCTCTGTGGGATTTTATGAAAAATGCGGCTATAAAATTAAAGGCGACCAGTTTTTGGAGCTCAACATACCCCACCACGTAATGGAAAAATTAATTTTTTAA
- a CDS encoding YcxB family protein, whose amino-acid sequence MTSAFFTYNKAKVIQALRYHFISRKEIKALIIIVNIFAILSAALFYLKKINPMAFLISSVLWFALMVSFWYLMPAIIYNRAKTFKDRFRVSMGTQEFYIENANGSRSWPWTDFSTWMETPHFIHLYFNSRSFFIVPKEAFEDAEIHNVRVLLNEKIKNKSRV is encoded by the coding sequence ATGACCTCAGCATTTTTTACCTACAATAAAGCAAAAGTAATACAGGCGCTGCGCTATCATTTCATCAGCCGCAAAGAAATAAAAGCCCTCATTATTATTGTAAATATTTTTGCCATTTTATCTGCAGCATTATTTTACCTAAAAAAAATTAATCCGATGGCATTTTTAATTAGCTCTGTATTGTGGTTTGCGCTCATGGTTTCATTTTGGTATTTAATGCCGGCAATAATTTATAACAGGGCAAAAACTTTTAAAGACCGTTTTAGGGTAAGCATGGGTACACAAGAGTTTTATATTGAAAACGCCAATGGCAGCCGCTCCTGGCCATGGACCGATTTCAGCACATGGATGGAAACGCCGCATTTTATTCACCTGTATTTTAACAGCCGATCTTTTTTTATTGTACCCAAAGAGGCATTTGAAGATGCGGAAATACATAATGTGAGGGTTCTGCTCAATGAAAAAATAAAAAATAAGAGCAGGGTGTAA
- a CDS encoding zinc carboxypeptidase, with product MQLINNSIKLKNAFLLVSLVLSGYVSMAQLQSPDQFLGYKLGSRFTAHAQVVNYFEHVAKFAPQKVKLQYYGATNEHKPLLLAFVSSAENIENLQNIRKNNVQLAAAGAASIEKPTPIVWLSYNVHGNEASSSEASMLTLYELVNPQNSQTKLWLGNTVVVIDPCLNPDGRDRYVNWFNSVVGIKYNPDVIAREHNEPWPGGRTNHYNFDLNRDWAWQTQLESRQRVKEYLNWMPQVHVDFHEQGINDNYYFAPAAQPYHEAITQWQRDFQVQIGKNHARYFDKNGWLYFTKEVFDLLYPSYGDTYPIYNGSIGMTYEQAGGPEGGLGVLTSDGDTLTLYDRLIHHYTTSLSTIEIASQNAAKLITEFKNYFANASNGNVGLYKTYIIKNQAADGQKVKALLALLDKNNILYGTGSGTGKGFNYETRKEEVFTIAPGDIVISAAQPRAVMVKALFEPNTKLTDSVTYDITAWAMPYAYGLQAYATTLKMKVSGRYNEAFEKNNISSAFACVIKWEGKYSATVLAQLLSRGVKVRMSDAAFEAGNEKFGSGSIIVLQKGNEKFGNGFWSMVSQLCNKYTVKLYPIASGMVDKGYDMGSAHVRQLKAPRVALLTGSSVSSNAAGEAWYFFEQELNYPVTLINTQDFKNINQDFDVMIMPNGYYEFLADKENAKLFEQWIRNGGKVVALEAAVSQLVKQEWSALKPKTDTNESNAAKDVYAALQKYNLRERDAVSGFTPGAIFNVEIDNSNPLAFGYPNNYYSLKMDAQVYDFIKEGGWNVGILKKDNQLAGYVGSKLAALLKDGLLFGIQNLGKGSVVYIADNIMFRNFWENGKLMFCNAVFLVGQ from the coding sequence ATGCAACTCATCAATAATTCCATCAAATTGAAAAATGCATTTTTATTGGTATCCCTGGTTTTGAGTGGCTATGTAAGTATGGCCCAATTGCAATCTCCCGATCAATTTTTGGGTTACAAACTCGGCAGCAGGTTTACGGCTCATGCACAGGTAGTAAATTATTTTGAGCATGTAGCAAAATTTGCCCCGCAAAAGGTAAAACTGCAATATTATGGAGCAACCAATGAGCATAAACCGCTTTTACTGGCCTTTGTTTCATCTGCAGAAAATATCGAAAACCTCCAAAATATCCGTAAAAATAATGTACAACTTGCAGCAGCAGGCGCCGCTTCAATAGAAAAACCTACGCCAATTGTATGGCTAAGTTATAATGTACATGGCAATGAGGCTTCCTCTTCCGAGGCATCCATGCTTACATTATATGAGTTGGTAAATCCCCAAAATTCACAAACAAAGCTATGGCTCGGTAATACGGTTGTAGTAATTGATCCCTGCTTAAACCCAGATGGAAGGGACAGGTATGTAAACTGGTTCAACAGCGTTGTAGGTATAAAATATAACCCTGATGTAATTGCCCGTGAACATAATGAGCCCTGGCCCGGCGGAAGAACCAACCATTATAATTTTGACTTAAACAGGGATTGGGCATGGCAAACACAGCTCGAAAGCAGGCAAAGAGTTAAAGAATACCTCAACTGGATGCCGCAGGTACATGTAGATTTTCATGAGCAGGGTATCAACGATAATTATTATTTTGCCCCGGCTGCACAGCCCTATCATGAAGCTATAACGCAATGGCAAAGAGATTTTCAGGTGCAGATTGGAAAAAATCATGCCCGGTATTTTGACAAAAACGGCTGGCTGTATTTTACCAAAGAAGTTTTTGATTTGTTATATCCATCTTATGGCGATACCTACCCAATTTATAACGGCTCCATAGGAATGACTTATGAACAGGCAGGCGGACCAGAAGGAGGCCTTGGCGTATTAACCAGCGATGGGGATACGCTTACTTTATACGACCGTTTAATACATCATTATACCACAAGCCTAAGTACTATTGAAATAGCTTCACAAAATGCGGCAAAACTAATAACAGAATTTAAAAATTATTTTGCCAATGCCAGCAATGGGAATGTTGGCTTATATAAAACATACATTATAAAAAACCAGGCAGCAGACGGGCAAAAAGTAAAAGCGCTTTTAGCGCTATTAGATAAAAACAATATTCTATACGGCACTGGCAGTGGCACAGGAAAAGGCTTTAATTATGAAACAAGAAAGGAAGAAGTGTTTACCATTGCCCCAGGCGATATTGTAATTAGCGCTGCACAACCCAGGGCGGTAATGGTAAAGGCCCTCTTTGAACCCAATACAAAACTTACCGATTCTGTAACCTACGATATTACGGCCTGGGCAATGCCTTATGCTTATGGCCTGCAGGCTTATGCAACTACGTTAAAAATGAAAGTGAGCGGCAGGTATAATGAGGCATTTGAAAAGAATAATATTTCCAGTGCTTTTGCCTGTGTAATTAAATGGGAAGGCAAATATTCGGCAACGGTACTTGCACAATTGCTTTCCAGGGGCGTAAAAGTGCGTATGTCAGATGCCGCTTTTGAAGCCGGCAATGAAAAGTTTGGAAGCGGCTCTATAATTGTTTTACAAAAAGGAAACGAAAAATTTGGCAACGGTTTTTGGAGTATGGTTTCGCAGCTTTGCAATAAATATACGGTAAAGCTTTATCCCATTGCTTCCGGCATGGTAGATAAGGGTTATGATATGGGCAGTGCGCATGTACGCCAGCTAAAAGCGCCGAGAGTTGCATTGCTTACCGGTAGTTCCGTAAGCTCCAATGCAGCAGGCGAAGCCTGGTATTTCTTTGAACAGGAACTCAATTACCCGGTTACACTTATCAATACACAGGATTTTAAAAACATAAATCAGGATTTTGATGTAATGATAATGCCCAATGGGTATTATGAATTTTTAGCCGATAAAGAAAATGCAAAACTGTTTGAACAATGGATTAGGAATGGCGGTAAAGTAGTGGCGCTGGAAGCGGCAGTAAGCCAGCTTGTAAAGCAGGAGTGGAGCGCTTTAAAACCCAAAACAGATACCAATGAAAGCAATGCGGCAAAAGACGTATATGCAGCATTACAAAAATATAATTTAAGAGAAAGAGATGCCGTTTCGGGATTTACCCCGGGCGCTATTTTTAATGTGGAGATAGACAATAGCAACCCGTTGGCATTTGGATACCCCAATAACTACTATAGTTTAAAAATGGATGCACAAGTGTATGACTTTATAAAAGAAGGTGGATGGAATGTAGGGATATTAAAAAAAGATAACCAGCTTGCCGGATATGTAGGTTCAAAACTTGCAGCATTGCTTAAAGACGGGCTTTTGTTTGGCATACAAAATTTGGGCAAAGGTTCTGTGGTTTATATTGCCGATAATATTATGTTTCGCAATTTTTGGGAAAACGGGAAGCTTATGTTTTGTAATGCGGTGTTTTTGGTGGGGCAGTAA